Proteins co-encoded in one Papaver somniferum cultivar HN1 chromosome 5, ASM357369v1, whole genome shotgun sequence genomic window:
- the LOC113282380 gene encoding zinc finger protein CONSTANS-LIKE 16-like codes for MWSNSENKVKMRTRSSSSTSSSPRSVLSKKSKKKSVTNEPQQSSKSKPLAKKARKHKLLSDLRRQLSKNDTRDDQKMSHDDDDDDDDDDQLLINLFPLHPKRSLIKESDKNNHRMKDLQHEEDHNNTVVTYNFFDTTTDCGAASLTGLLWDSIEGVDKQCSTEQQEESLSPQSLTYSFQGEASDGLYGNSLLLRTALRQKEREIDSSTTEEKWVFYSEVVEKKEEEDMSTCTLDSGNHYYNTSTQISPRLSLKLDYEVIMNAWSDRGSLYIGGDCSSSQIVPDILDDPLTPDSTNNVTYGDAAGCMLWKVPEHHLRHDGAQSIREDHSKMMEEREARVLRYKEKRQNRLFSKRIRYEVRKLNAEKRPRMKGRFVRRS; via the exons ATGTGGTCTAACAGTGAGAATAAGGTCAAAATGAGAACGAGAAGTAGCAGCAGTACTAGTAGCAGTCCTCGCTCTGTTCTCAGCAAAAAAAGCAAGAAAAAAAGCGTCACTAATGAACCTCAACAATCATCCAAGTCGAAACCATTGGCTAAGAAAGCTAGAAAACATAAGTTGCTTAGTGATTTACGAAGACAGCTTTCGAAGAACGATACTAGAgatgatcaaaagatgagtcatgatgatgatgatgatgatgatgatgatgatcagctTCTTATCAACTTATTTCCTTTACACCCAAAAAGGTCATTAATTAaggaaagtgataaaaataatcaTAGAATGAAAGATCTGCAACATGAGGAAGATCATAACAACACCGTAGTTACTTATAATTTCTTTGATACTACTACTGATTGTGGagctgcttctttgactggtctTTTATGGGATTCAATAGAAGGAGTTGATAAGCAGTGTTCGACAGAGCAGCAGGAGGAATCGTTATCTCCGCAGTCGCTAACGTATAGTTTCCAAGGAGAAGCTAGTGACGGATTATATGGTAATTCATTGTTGCTAAGAACGGCTTTGAGgcaaaaagagagagagatagatAGTAGCACTACCGAGGAAAAGTGGGTTTTTTATTCAGAGGtggtggagaagaaagaagaggaagatatGAGTACGTGCACCCTAGATAGTGGCAACCACTACTATAATACTAGTACTCAAATCTCCCCGCGGTTGTCATTGAAGCTTGATTATGAGGTGATCATGAATGCGTGGTCAGATAGAGGCTCGTTATACATCGGAGGAGATTGCAGCTCATCTCAGATTGTTCCAGATATCCTTGATGACCCTCTTACTCCAGATAGCACCAACAAT GTAACGTATGGTGATGCTGCAGGATGTATGCTGTGGAAGGTACCAGAACACCACCTTCGCCATGATGGGGCACAATCCATTAGAGAAGATCACAGTAAAATGATGGAAGAGAGGGAAGCTAGGGTGTTAAGATACAAAGAGAAGAGGCAAAATCGGCTGTTTTCTAAGAGGATCCGTTATGAAGTTCGGAAGCTCAATGCTGAGAAACGCCCTAGAATGAAG GGTCGATTTGTGAGAAGAAGCTGA